A stretch of the Oxyura jamaicensis isolate SHBP4307 breed ruddy duck chromosome 4, BPBGC_Ojam_1.0, whole genome shotgun sequence genome encodes the following:
- the MAGT1 gene encoding magnesium transporter protein 1 isoform X1: protein MAALAVLALLLLAACGGPRAAGQKRKEMVLSEKVNQLMEWASKRSVIRMNGDKFRRFVKAPPRNYSVIVMFTALQPHRQCVVCKQADEEYQILANSWRYSSAFTNKIFFAMVDFDEGSDVFQMLNMNSAPTFINFPAKGKPKRGDTYELQVRGFAAEQLARWVADRTDVNIRVIRPPNYAGPLMLGLLLAVIGGLVYLRGSNLDFLYNKTGWAFAALCFVLAMTSGQMWNHIRGPPYAHKNPHTGQVSYIHGSSQAQFVAETHIVLLFNGGVTLGMVLLHEAATSDLDVGKRKIMCIAGIGLVVLFFSWLLSVFRSKYHGYPYSFLMS, encoded by the exons ATGGCGGCCCTGGCCGTgctggcgctgctgctgctggcggccTGCGGCGGGCCGCGCGCGGCGGGGCAGAAGCGGAAGGAG atggtATTATCAGAAAAAGTGAACCAGCTGATGGAGTGGGCGAGTAAAAGATCTGTAATCCGAATGAACGGAGACAAGTTTCGACGCTTTGTGAAGGCACCACCCAGAAATTACTCTGTGATCGTGATGTTCACCGCTCTTCAGCCTCACAGACAATGCGTTGTGTGCAA GCAGGCTGATGAGGAATACCAGATTCTGGCAAACTCCTGGCGATATTCCAGTGCATTTAccaataagattttttttgctatggTCGATTTTGATGAAGGCTCAGATGTGTTTCAGATg CTAAACATGAATTCTGCTCCAACCTTCATTAATTTTCCTGCTAAAGGGAAGCCTAAACGGGGTGACACGTATGAACTTCAGGTGCGCGGCTTTGCAGCTGAGCAGCTTGCTCGTTGGGTGGCTGACAGGACTGATGTCAAT ATTCGTGTGATAAGGCCACCAAACTATGCTGGACCATTGATGTTAGGACTGCTGCTGGCTGTCATTGGAGGCCTTGTGTATTTGCGTGGAAGCAATCTGGATTTTCTGTACAACAAAACTGGCTGGGCATTTGCTGCTTTG tgttttgtattAGCAATGACGTCAGGCCAGATGTGGAACCACATTAGAGGGCCACCCTATGCTCATAAGAATCCCCATACAGGACAAGTG AGCTATATCCATGGAAGCAGCCAAGCCCAATTTGTTGCAGAAACGCACATTGTTCTTCTGTTCA ATGGTGGTGTTACTTTAGGAATGGTTCTCCTCCATGAAGCTGCTACTTCTGACCTGgatgtggggaaaagaaaaa TCATGTGTATAGCTGGTATTGGCTTGGTGGTGTTGTTCTTCAGTTGGCTGCTCTCTGTCTTCAGATCAAAATACCACGGATACCCGTACAG tttcCTAATGAGTTAA
- the MAGT1 gene encoding magnesium transporter protein 1 isoform X2: MAALAVLALLLLAACGGPRAAGQKRKEMVLSEKVNQLMEWASKRSVIRMNGDKFRRFVKAPPRNYSVIVMFTALQPHRQCVVCKQADEEYQILANSWRYSSAFTNKIFFAMVDFDEGSDVFQMLNMNSAPTFINFPAKGKPKRGDTYELQVRGFAAEQLARWVADRTDVNIRVIRPPNYAGPLMLGLLLAVIGGLVYLRGSNLDFLYNKTGWAFAALCFVLAMTSGQMWNHIRGPPYAHKNPHTGQVSYIHGSSQAQFVAETHIVLLFSILLPEMQP, encoded by the exons ATGGCGGCCCTGGCCGTgctggcgctgctgctgctggcggccTGCGGCGGGCCGCGCGCGGCGGGGCAGAAGCGGAAGGAG atggtATTATCAGAAAAAGTGAACCAGCTGATGGAGTGGGCGAGTAAAAGATCTGTAATCCGAATGAACGGAGACAAGTTTCGACGCTTTGTGAAGGCACCACCCAGAAATTACTCTGTGATCGTGATGTTCACCGCTCTTCAGCCTCACAGACAATGCGTTGTGTGCAA GCAGGCTGATGAGGAATACCAGATTCTGGCAAACTCCTGGCGATATTCCAGTGCATTTAccaataagattttttttgctatggTCGATTTTGATGAAGGCTCAGATGTGTTTCAGATg CTAAACATGAATTCTGCTCCAACCTTCATTAATTTTCCTGCTAAAGGGAAGCCTAAACGGGGTGACACGTATGAACTTCAGGTGCGCGGCTTTGCAGCTGAGCAGCTTGCTCGTTGGGTGGCTGACAGGACTGATGTCAAT ATTCGTGTGATAAGGCCACCAAACTATGCTGGACCATTGATGTTAGGACTGCTGCTGGCTGTCATTGGAGGCCTTGTGTATTTGCGTGGAAGCAATCTGGATTTTCTGTACAACAAAACTGGCTGGGCATTTGCTGCTTTG tgttttgtattAGCAATGACGTCAGGCCAGATGTGGAACCACATTAGAGGGCCACCCTATGCTCATAAGAATCCCCATACAGGACAAGTG AGCTATATCCATGGAAGCAGCCAAGCCCAATTTGTTGCAGAAACGCACATTGTTCTTCTGTTCAGTATCCTTCTTCCTGAGATGCAA CCTTAA